The following proteins are encoded in a genomic region of Cryptococcus neoformans var. neoformans JEC21 chromosome 2 sequence:
- a CDS encoding oxoglutarate dehydrogenase (succinyl-transferring), putative, which yields MLRSIPKHIRIPSRSTAQPARAILSLSAVQRHTQKRSYAAEAVAPSKNDAFANGGNAYYTEEMYRLWKQDPKSVHVSWQTYFSGLDKGLPSAHAFTPPPGVLSGAVPTPAGGSPKLSVEGSGDVTDYLKVQLLIRAYQVRGHHIANLDPLRISGADLDGRVPPELKLDYYGWTEADMTKEFRLGDGILPRFMGQVKDDTMTLGQIIDELKQMYCTHVGCQYVHIPDRGQCDWIRERVEIPTQWNYSTEEKRMILDRLMWSELFEKFIASKYPNEKRFGLEGCESLIPGMKALIDRSVDAGVKSIVLGMPHRGRLNVLGNVIRKPIEAILNEFKGNEDADDTGGGDVKYHLGANYIRPTPSGKKVSLSLVANPSHLEAEDPVVLGKTRAIQHFEGDEGDGSSAMGVLLHGDAAFAGQGVVYETMGMQNLPNYGTGGTVHLIVNNQIGFTTDPRFARSTPYPSDIAKSIDAPIFHVNSDDVEAVNYVCTLAADWRATFKKDVVIDIVCYRRYGHNETDQPSFTQPKMYKAIQKQPTVLSIYTDKLIKEGTFTEKEIDEHRQWVWGMLEKAYDGSRDYKPSPREWLSSSWEGFPSPKELAEEVLPQHHTGASEDALKRVGQIISSFPEGFHPHKNLARIIGNRGKTVAEGKNIDWSTAEALAFGTLCLEGTHVRISGQDVERGTFSQRHAVVHDQKTEQTHIALKHLDADQGSFTVTNSHLSEFGTLGFELGYSLVSPNSLTIWEAQFGDFANNAQCIIDQFIAAGERKWLQRTGLVLSLPHGYDGQGPEHSSGRIERFLQLCDDEPRVYPSPEKLERQHQDCNMQVVYPTTPANYFHVLRRQNKRDFRKPLIVFFSKSLLRHPLARSSLEEMSGDSKFQRYIPEPHPESLVEPEKIRRHILCTGQVYFQLLKEREERGINDVAISRIEQLSPLPYDRLTPHLDKYPNADLVWAQEEPLNNGAWTYVQPRLITALQETEHHKSKIPFYAGRKPSSSVATGSKYAHKKEIEMINEMAFAPSEGQ from the exons ATGCTCAGGTCAATTCCAAAACATATCCGTATACCGTCTCGATCAACGGCTCAGCCCGCTAGGGCCATACTCTCCCTCTCTGCTGTCCAGCGACATACTCAAAAACGAAGCTATGCTGCAGAGGCCGTCGCTCCCAGTAAGAATGATGCCTTCGCCAACGGCGGAAATGCGTACTACACTGAGGA GATGTACCGCCTCTGGAAACAAGACCCCAAGTCTGTCCATGTATCCTGGCAAACTTACTTCTCTGGCCTCGACAAGggtcttccttctgctcaCGCTTTCACTCCTCCCCCCGGTGTTCTCTCTGGTGCCGTTCCTACCCCTGCCGGCGGAAGCCCCAAACTTTCTGTTGAGGGCAGTGGTGATGTCACTGATTATCTTAAA GTTCAACTTTTGATCCGTGCCTACCAAGTTCGAGGTCATCACATTGCCAACCTCGATCCTCTTCGCATTTCTGGTGCCGATCTCGACGGTCGTGTCCCTCCTGAGCTTAAACTCGACTACTATGGTTGGACTGAAGCCGACATGACGAAGGAATTCAGGCTTGGCGACGGCATTCTCCCCCGATTCATGGGTCAGGTCAAGGACGACACGATGACTCTGGGTCAGATCATTGATGAGCTCAAGCAGATGTACT GTACCCACGTTGGCTGCCAGTACGTTCACATCCCCGACCGGGGACAATGCGACTGGATCCGGGAGCGCGTCGAAATTCCTACCCAATGGAACTACTCCAccgaggaaaagaggatgattcTTGACCGACTCATGTGGTCTGAGCTTTTTGAAAAGTTCATTGCCTCCAAATACCCCAACGAGAAGCGTTTCGGTCTTGAGGGTTGCGAGTCTTTGATCCCTGGTATGAAGGCGCTCATTGATCGTTCCGTGGATGCTGGTGTCAAATCTATCGTTCTTGGTATGCCCCACCGTGGTCGTCTTAACGTCCTTGGTAACGTCATCCGAAAACCTATTGAGGCCATCTTAAACGAGTTCAAGGGTAACGAGGATGCCGACGATACTGGCGGTGGTGATGTCAAATACCACCTCGGTGCCAACTACATCCGTCCTACTCCCAGCGGCAAGAAGGTTTCCTTGTCCCTTGTTGCCAACCCTTCGCACTTGGAGGCTGAAGACCCAGTTGTCCTCGGTAAGACCAGGGCTATCCAGCACTTTGAAGGTGACGAGGGAGACGGATCCTCTGCCATGGGCGTTTTGCTCCACGGTGACGCTGCCTTTGCTGGTCAAGGTGTTGTTTACGAGACCATGGGTATGCAAAACCTTCCCAACTACGGCACTGGTGGTACCGTCCACTTGATTGTCAACAACCAAATTGGTTTCACCACCGACCCCCGATTTGCCCGTTCTACCCCTTACCCCTCTGATATTGCCAAGTCTATCGACGCCCCCATCTTCCACGTAAACAGTGACGATGTCGAGGCCGTCAACTACGTCTGTACCCTCGCTGCTGACTGGCGAGCTACcttcaagaaggatgtAGTTATCGATATTGTCTGTTACCGACGATACGGTCACAACGAGACTGACCAACCCAGCTTCACTCAGCCAAAGATGTACAAGGCTATTCAAAAGCAACCTACCGTCTTGTCTATCTACACCGACAAGTTGATCAAGGAAGGTACTTTTACTGAAAAGGAGATTGACGAGCACAGGCAATGGGTTTGGGGCATGCTTGAGAAGGCTTACGACGGATCCAGGGACTACAAGCCTTCTCCCCGAGAATggctttcctcctcttggGAAGgtttcccttctcccaagGAGCTTGCCGAAGAGGTTCTCCCTCAGCACCATACCGGTGCCAGCGAGGACGCCCTCAAGCGTGTTGGTCAGATCATCTCTAGTTTCCCCGAAGGTTTCCACCCCCACAAGAACCTTGCGCGAATTATTGGCAACCGAGGCAAGACTGTAGCCGAAGGCAAGAACATTGACTGGTCTACTGCTGAAGCTCTTGCTTTCGGTACTTTGTGCCTTGAGGGTACTCACGTTCGAATCTCCGGTCAGGATGTTGAGCGTGGTACTTTTTCTCAGCGACACGCTGTCGTCCACGACCAAAAGACTGAACAGACTCACATCGCTCTCAAGCACCTGGATGCTGACCAGGGCTCTTTCACTGTCACCAACTCTCACTTGTCAGAGTTTGGTACTCTCGGTTTCGAGCTCGGTTACTCTCTTGTCTCCCCCAACAGTTTGACTATCTGGGAGGCTCAGTTCGGTGACTTTGC caacaatgCCCAATGTATCATTGACCAATTCATTGCTGCGGGTGAGCGAAAATGGCTCCAGCGAACTGGTCTGGTTCTCTCCTTGCCTCACGGTTACGACGGTCAAGGTCCCGAGCACTCTTCTGGTCGTATCGAGCGATTCCTCCAGCTCTGTGACGATGAGCCCCGAGTGTACCCCTCGCCTGAAAAGTTGGAGAGGCAGCACCAGGACTGCAACATGCAGGTCGTCTACCCGACTACTCCTGCCAACTATTTCCACGTTCTCAGGCGACAAAACAAGCGTGACTTCCGAAAGCCC TTgattgtcttcttctccaaatcCCTTCTCCGACATCCTCTTGCCCGATCTTCTCTCGAGGAGATGTCTGGTGACTCCAAGTTCCAGCGATATATTCCCGAACCCCATCCTGAATCCCTTGTCGAGCCTGAGAAGATCCGACGACACATTTTATGTACTGGCCAGGTCTACTTCCAGCTCCTCAAGGAGCGTGAAGAGCGAGGTATCAACGACGTTGCCATTTCCAGGATTGAGCAATTGTCTCCCTTGCCTTATGACCGTTTGACTCCTCATCTTGACAAGTACCCCAACGCTGATCTTGTCTGGGCCCAGGAGGAG CCTCTCAACAATGGTGCCTGGACCTACGTTCAGCCTCGACTCATCACCGCCCTCCAGGAGACTGAGCATCACAAGTCCAAGATCCCATTCTACGCTGGTAGGAAACCTAGCAGTTCCGTTGCTACCGGTTCCAAGTATGCGCacaagaaggagattgag